CCGAGCGTGGGTCGCTGACCTCGTCCGACGAAGCGATCGACGCGCTCGCGGTCTCCGTCACCGAGCGCGCCGACGCCGCCATCGCCGCGTTCGCCCCGCACGAGGCCATCGCCGCGGTGTGGGAGCTCGTCGACGCGCTGAACGGGTACATCACCGAGCAGCAGCCGTGGGCGCTGGCGAAGGTCGACGCGCAACGCGAGCGGCTCGGCACCGTCCTGGCCACCGCGCTCCGTGGGCTCGGCACCGTCGCCGTCCTGCTCTCGCCGGTCATGCCGAAGGCGACCGAGAAGCTCTGGGCCTCGATCGGTGCCGGCGGATCGATCGCCGAGCAGCGGGTGGACCGTGCCTGGGAGTGGCAGGGTGCCTCGACCGTGGTCCCGCTCGAGTCCGGGTTGTTCCCGCGCATCGAGCAGTCGGAGCAGGGCGCAGCGTGACCGACGCCCACCTCCGCGCCCGTGGTGACGGCGACGGGTCCAAGCGGGACCTGACCTACCCGCCCCTGCCCGAGGCGCTCGTCGTCCCGGTCTACGACAACCACACCCACATGGAGATCGCCGACGGCGGCGACGGCGCGCTCGACTACCGGGAACACCTCGACCGCGCGTCGAGCGTCGGCGTCCGCGGTGTCGTGCAGGTCGGCACCGACCTGGCCACCTCGGAGTGGTCGGCGGCCATCGCCGCACGGGAACCCCGGGTCCTCGCCGCGGTGGCGCTGCACCCGAACGAGGCGCCGTCGCTGCAGGAACAGGGTCTGCTCGACGAGCACCTCGCCGGCATCGAACGGCTCGCGGCACTGCCCCGGGTCCGGGCGATCGGTGAGACCGGTCTCGACTTCTTCCGCACCGGCGAGGACGGCCGCGACGCCCAGGTCCGCTCGTTCGAGGAGCACATCCGCATCGCCAAGGCGCACGACCTCGCGCTGACGATCCACGACCGCGACGCGCACGACGCCGTGGTCGAGGTCCTCGACCGTGTCGGCGCTCCCGAGAAGACCGTGTTCCACTGCTTCTCCGGCGGTCCCGACCTCGCCCGGCTCTGCGCGGAGCGCGGCTGGTACATGTCGTTCGCCGGCACCGTGACGTTCAAGAACGCGGCCCCCCTGCGTGCCGCGCTCGAGGTCGCACCCCGTCACCTGATCATGGTCGAGACCGACGCCCCGTACCTCACGCCGACGCCGTTCCGCGGTCGCCCGAACGCGCCGTACCTCATCCCGCTCACCCTCCGGTCGATGGCCGAGACCCTCGGGACCGACGCCTCGATGCTCGCGGCACAGATCGCCTCGACCACCGAGCTCGTCTACGGCGCGTGGGACGCCGAGCCCGTGACGGTGGAGCAGTAGTGGCATCGCTCCTCGGCCCGGCGGAGATCCGGGACCTCGCGGCCCAGCTCGACGTCACGCCGACGAAGAAGCTCGGCCAGAACTTCGTGCACGACGCGAACACGGTCCGTCGCATCGTGGCGTCGGGTCGGGTCACCGCCGACTCGAAGGTGCTCGAGATCGGTCCCGGTCTCGGCTCGCTGACGCTCGGGTTGACCGAGACGGGCGCGTCCGTCACCGCGGTGGAGATCGACGGCCGGCTCGCCGCACAGCTGCCGACCACGGTCGCCACGATGCAACCGGCGGCCCGGCTCGAGGTCATCCACCAGGACGCCCTCACCGTCGCCGCGACGGACCTGCCCGAGGCGCCCACGCACGTCGTCGCGAACCTGCCCTACAACGTCTCCGTCCCGGTGCTGCTGCACCTGCTCGCGACCTTCCCGTCGATCGAACGGGCGCTCGTCATGGTGCAGGCCGAGGTCGGCTACCGCATCGCCGCGGGCCCCGGCAGCAAGGTCTACGGGGCGCCGAGCGTGAAGGCGGCCTGGTACGGGTCGTGGTCGATCGCCGGACAGGTCAGCCGGCAGGTGTTCTGGCCGGTGCCGAACGTCGACAGTGTCCTCGTCGGGTTCGACCGGCACGACCCGCCCGGGGACGAAGCACTGCGGGCGCAGGTCTTCGCGCTCGTCGACGGGGCGTTCCAGCAGCGGCGGAAGATGCTCCGCCAGAGCCTCTCCGGTGTCCTCGGCAGCAGTGCCCGGGCGTCGGAACTCCTCACCGCCGGTGGGGTCGACCCGACGGCTCGGGGCGAGATGCTCAGCGCCGACGACTTCGTGCGCCTCGGCCGGACGGTCCTCGCCGCGGCGGAGTGACCCCGGCGGCCGCGTCCGCCGTCGTGCTCCAGTGCCCGGGGCGCTGGAACCCCTCCGGCAGGACCGTGGCCGCGTCGCCCCGCGCCGCGTTGACCTGCATCTGTGTGAGGAACACCGCGCCACGGAGATCGGTGCCGCGCAGGTCCGCATCGCGGAGGTCCACGCCGAGCAGGTCGCAGCGGTCCAACCGGGCGCCCCGCAGGTCCGCCGCGATGGCGAGCGACCCGCGCAGCGTCGCCCCGCGCAGGTCGGCCCCGCGCAGGTCCGCGCCGACGAGGTCCGTCCCCGGACCGACCCGCTGGCCGTGGGCACCGACCGGACCCTGCCGACGCGCGATCGCACTCGCGTCGAGCAACAGCGGACGGACACGGTCGTACTCCGCGTCGACGTCGAGGGTGGTGAGGTCCTCCGGCGTCCCGTCGCTCAGCAGACGAACGTGCTCGAAAGCCGCGACCCACGGGGTCTGGTCGTGTGTCGCTCGCACGAGGGTGATCGCCTCGTCGAGGTACCGCAGGAGGTCGTGGAGTCGTCGGACGATCGGGAACGTGGCGAACATGGAGCGCCGCGTCTCGGGGTCGTCGCGCCACGAGCGGCCCGCGAAGGTGTGCCGGGAGACCTTCTGCCCGGCCCCCGAGCAGTCGAACACCGTGCAGCCGGAGAAGCCCCGCTCACGCAGGTGCGGGTGGATCCGGCAGCCGTCCGCGTCGTCGAGGTTCGTGCACGGGTCGCCGGCGTCCTTGTCGAACGGGAAGTCCGCGGACTTCGCGAACGCCAGGGCCACGCAGCACAGGCCGAAGCAGTTCGCGCAGTCGGCGCCGAGGTCCTCGCGTCGCCCCAGCTCGACCCGCGTCCGCGCCGCCATCAGTGGTCGTTGACCCGGACGACCGTCCCACCGGTCAGCGACAGCAACTGCTCGAAGGTCAGGGGGAGCACGCTGTTCGCGGTCCCGGCCGCCGACCAGACCGTGTCGTACTCGCGGAGCGCCTCGTCCACCACCGTGCGGATCGGGGCCGGGTGCCCGACGGGGGAGACGCCGCCGATCGGCTGCCCGGTGATCTCGCGGACCTGCTTCGCGGTGGCCATGGTGAGCTCGGTCGCGTCGATCTGGGCGGCGAGCAGGTCGGTGTCGACCCGGTGCCGGCCGGACGTCATCGCGAGCAGGGGTTCCCCGTCGGCCAGGAACAGCAGGCTGCTCGCGATCGCTCCCGGTTCGGTGCCGAGCGCGGCGGCGGCCTGCGCGGCGCTGTGGGTCGAGTCGGGGAGTTCCCGGGGGGTCGCGTCGATGCCGGCTTCGGCGACGATGCGCTGGACGGTGGCGAGGCGGTCGTTCATCACCGTCCATCCTCGTGGGAAGCGGTGTCGAGCGCGAGCACCTGCCCTGCAATCATGGAAATCCAACATGTTTGCAGACCGGATCCGTGCCCGCCTATGGTCGTCCCCACGAACCGAAGGAGACACCATGACCGTTCAGTACCGACCGTCAGCCTCCGACACCGCTCCGGCAGAGGTGCGTCACGGAGTCCGCGTGTTCACCGCGGCGGAGATGGCGTCGATCCTCACACGAACGCCGCCGCGCGAAGGGACGCGGGAAGAACGTCGAGCTCGGCTGCATCGCGCGCTGAACTCGTTCCAGGGTGACGTCAGGCCCGCACCGGTCGAACACTTCCGACGCACCGCCGTCTGAGCGGTGTTCGAGCCGCTCAGCCCGACGGCGTTCGGTGACCGCGGAGTGCTCACCTACTCCACCTGCACCGCGCGTCCGGACCAGGTACTCCTCGACAGCGGTTTCGTGCTGCGCGCCCTGAACCCCTCCGAGCCGGATCACGTCGAGGCCGTCGAGTTCCTCGACCGCCTCGACCTGATGGACACCACGATCCTCTCCACCACGCTCCTCGAGCTCGACGTGTTCGACGCGGCGTTCGACATCGGCCAGGACGCTGATGTCGACGTGGGGGCTCACCACCCGGGGAGCAGTTCAGGTCGCGACCGCGATCGCCGCCGAAGTCAGCGCCATCGTCACGTGCGACGTCGCGTTCGGCACCGTTCCGCGCGAGGAACTCCCGCTCCTCATCTCGCCTGACGGCGTCGATGCTGCGCGGCGACTGCGGTCCGGATCCGCGAGCTGACGAGATCACGAGCGTGAAGCGATCGCACCGCCCCTACGATGGCGGCATGACCGACGGGACGGTGCGATCGCACGCGCAGGGGATGGCCGCCGACAACGTGCTCGCGGCGACCGGTCGCACGCCGGACGACTGGTACGCCCGCATCGACGAGATCGACGGACGGACGATCGGGCACGCCGCCATCGCCGCCTGGATCGTCGAACAGGGCGTCGAGCCGTGGTGGGCGCAGGGCGTCACGATCGGGTACGAGCAGGCGAGGGGCCTCCGGATCCCCGGGCAACGATCGGACGGCTCGTTCGCGGTGTCGGCGTCGCGCCAGGTGCCCGGGGAGCGCGAGACGGTGCTCGACGGGGTCGTGCCGGTCTGCACGACGGCGTTCGGGTTCGCCCCGACCTCGGAACGCCGGGGCGGGAAGCGGCCGTCGGCGCGGTGGACGTTCCCCGATCGCGAGTCGGTGCTGCTCACCACCGAGGACGGCCCCCGGGCGGGCACGGTCCGGATCGCCGTGCAGCGGGAACGGCTCACCGGACCGGAACGCATGCCCGACGCCAAGGCGGAGCTCCAGGACCTGCTCGCGGCACTCTGAACCGGGGTCCCGAACGGGGCACGCGCAGATCGACCGGATGGCCCTAGGCTTCGACGGGTGTCCGCACCGCGTTCCCGTTCCGCAATCGTCCTCCTGCTCACGGCAGTGGTCGCAGGGTGCGCCATCGTGGTCTTCGCCGTGCTCGCGCTCCTCCGGGATCCGTCCGACGACGCCGCGTGGGTGGCCGTCGTGCTGGGCGGGCTGTTCGTCGCGTGGGGGATCACGTTCGACCGCCTTCCCGACGATGACGATGACGGGGACGGCGACGGTGACCTCCACCACCACGACCACAGCCACGGCCAGGGCTGGACGCCCCGCCGCCTCAACGCCGCCCTGTCGACCGGCCTGGTGATGACGGGCGCGTACGTCGTGATCCGCGCGCTCGGCCGCCCGGTCGACACGGCGCTGGTCGGGGCCCTCGCGTGGCCGGCCTGGCGACTCGTCAACCGGCTCCTCGACGGCGTGATCCGACGGCGCGGAGCCCGCGGCGAGGCGGACGGCGCCACCGACTGAGCGAGGCGGACGGCGAGCCGGTCGTCAGTGCCCCCGCGACGCCAGCGCCTCGATGAGCTGCTGCTGCGTCCCGTCCCGCTCCGACCACCGCAGCGGCAGCACGTTCTGCACCAGGATCTCCGGCGCGGCGCCGGCCTGCAGCAGCGACACCACCTCGTCGAGGAACGAGGACAGCGGCATCCCGCCGAAGTCGACGCCCTCGCCCATCAGGTCCGTGGCGACCGCCGGCGGCACGAGCTCGAGCACCGAGACGGGCGACCCGGTCAGCTGCTGGCGGAGCGACTGCGTGTACGAGTGCACCGCGGCCTTCGTGGCGCTGTAGGTCGGGGTCGCGGCGAGCGGTGTGTACGCCAGCCCCGACGACACGGTGACGATCGTCGACGCCGGACGGCCGAGCAGGTGCGGCAGGAACGCGTCGATGAGGCGGATGGTGCCGAGCAGGTTCGTCTCGACGGTGGCGACGGCGTCGGCCAGGTGTTCCGACGAGCGCAGGTCCTCGGCGCGCATGATGCCCGACATCGTGACGAGAGTGTCGAGCGACGGGTAGGCATCGATGACGGAGGCGGCCGCGGCGGTGATCGACGCCGGGTCGGTGACGTCGAGCTCGACGGTGCCGAAGCCGTACTCGTCGTGCAGCGAGTCGAGCAGCGCGCGACGTCGGCCGCCGATGACGACGGTGCTGCCCGCTGCCTGCAGGCGCTGGGCCAGCCCGAGGCCGATGCCCGAGGTCGCGCCGGGGATGAAGACGGTGGAGTTCGTGATGTCCATGACGACCACGATCCACCCGCCCGACCGCCCGAACCAGAGCGCCGTCATCGGGGGACCGCCGATCCCTGGCACGGTCGCCGGACCCGGTGCACGATGAAGGCATGGACCGCCCCGGGCTCGCCGACTTCCTCCGCCGCCGCCGCGAACTGCTGCGCCCCGAGGACGTCGGGCTCGGCTCCGGGCAGCGCCGCCGCACGCCGGGCCTCCGGCGCGAGGAGGTCGCCGCGCTGGCGGGGATGTCCGCCGACTACTACACGCGCCTCGAGCAGCAGCGTGGACCGCAGCCGTCCGAGCAGATGGTGGCGGCGATCGC
The sequence above is a segment of the Curtobacterium sp. BH-2-1-1 genome. Coding sequences within it:
- a CDS encoding TatD family hydrolase, with protein sequence MTDAHLRARGDGDGSKRDLTYPPLPEALVVPVYDNHTHMEIADGGDGALDYREHLDRASSVGVRGVVQVGTDLATSEWSAAIAAREPRVLAAVALHPNEAPSLQEQGLLDEHLAGIERLAALPRVRAIGETGLDFFRTGEDGRDAQVRSFEEHIRIAKAHDLALTIHDRDAHDAVVEVLDRVGAPEKTVFHCFSGGPDLARLCAERGWYMSFAGTVTFKNAAPLRAALEVAPRHLIMVETDAPYLTPTPFRGRPNAPYLIPLTLRSMAETLGTDASMLAAQIASTTELVYGAWDAEPVTVEQ
- the rsmA gene encoding 16S rRNA (adenine(1518)-N(6)/adenine(1519)-N(6))-dimethyltransferase RsmA yields the protein MASLLGPAEIRDLAAQLDVTPTKKLGQNFVHDANTVRRIVASGRVTADSKVLEIGPGLGSLTLGLTETGASVTAVEIDGRLAAQLPTTVATMQPAARLEVIHQDALTVAATDLPEAPTHVVANLPYNVSVPVLLHLLATFPSIERALVMVQAEVGYRIAAGPGSKVYGAPSVKAAWYGSWSIAGQVSRQVFWPVPNVDSVLVGFDRHDPPGDEALRAQVFALVDGAFQQRRKMLRQSLSGVLGSSARASELLTAGGVDPTARGEMLSADDFVRLGRTVLAAAE
- a CDS encoding pentapeptide repeat-containing protein; this encodes MAARTRVELGRREDLGADCANCFGLCCVALAFAKSADFPFDKDAGDPCTNLDDADGCRIHPHLRERGFSGCTVFDCSGAGQKVSRHTFAGRSWRDDPETRRSMFATFPIVRRLHDLLRYLDEAITLVRATHDQTPWVAAFEHVRLLSDGTPEDLTTLDVDAEYDRVRPLLLDASAIARRQGPVGAHGQRVGPGTDLVGADLRGADLRGATLRGSLAIAADLRGARLDRCDLLGVDLRDADLRGTDLRGAVFLTQMQVNAARGDAATVLPEGFQRPGHWSTTADAAAGVTPPRRGPSGRGARSRRR
- a CDS encoding YbaK/EbsC family protein codes for the protein MNDRLATVQRIVAEAGIDATPRELPDSTHSAAQAAAALGTEPGAIASSLLFLADGEPLLAMTSGRHRVDTDLLAAQIDATELTMATAKQVREITGQPIGGVSPVGHPAPIRTVVDEALREYDTVWSAAGTANSVLPLTFEQLLSLTGGTVVRVNDH
- a CDS encoding SDR family oxidoreductase is translated as MTALWFGRSGGWIVVVMDITNSTVFIPGATSGIGLGLAQRLQAAGSTVVIGGRRRALLDSLHDEYGFGTVELDVTDPASITAAAASVIDAYPSLDTLVTMSGIMRAEDLRSSEHLADAVATVETNLLGTIRLIDAFLPHLLGRPASTIVTVSSGLAYTPLAATPTYSATKAAVHSYTQSLRQQLTGSPVSVLELVPPAVATDLMGEGVDFGGMPLSSFLDEVVSLLQAGAAPEILVQNVLPLRWSERDGTQQQLIEALASRGH